From Veillonella dispar, one genomic window encodes:
- the lpxA gene encoding acyl-ACP--UDP-N-acetylglucosamine O-acyltransferase: MIVVGMENAESNIHSTAIVHPNAKLGKDVIVGPGAVIGEHVEIGDGTQIGAHVVIGGWTTIGKRCEIYPNASIGLEPQDLKFKGEKSYCNIGDETVIREFVTISRATGEGEETRVGNNCLLQACTHVAHNCIVGNNVIMSNCAGLAGHAIVEDRVVIGGLAGIHQFVKIGRNAMVGGMAKVVQDIPPYVIADGQPARVIGLNSVGLSRAGISEEVRRDLKQAFRIIYRSGFSLSKAIEEMEMQLDSSVEIENLLRFLRNADRGIMRTRRD; this comes from the coding sequence GTGATAGTTGTAGGCATGGAAAATGCAGAATCCAACATCCATAGTACAGCCATAGTCCATCCAAATGCTAAATTGGGCAAAGATGTAATCGTAGGTCCTGGCGCCGTAATCGGCGAACACGTCGAGATTGGCGATGGCACACAAATCGGTGCACATGTTGTAATTGGTGGTTGGACAACCATTGGTAAGCGTTGTGAGATTTATCCTAATGCATCTATTGGGTTGGAACCGCAAGATTTAAAATTTAAAGGCGAAAAAAGCTATTGTAATATTGGCGATGAAACGGTTATCCGTGAATTCGTAACTATTAGCCGCGCTACTGGAGAAGGTGAAGAAACACGTGTAGGTAATAATTGCTTGCTTCAAGCATGTACACATGTGGCTCATAACTGTATCGTTGGCAATAATGTAATTATGAGTAACTGTGCAGGCCTTGCTGGTCACGCTATCGTTGAAGATCGCGTTGTTATTGGCGGCCTTGCAGGTATCCATCAGTTTGTTAAAATTGGTCGTAATGCAATGGTTGGCGGTATGGCAAAGGTGGTTCAAGATATTCCACCATATGTCATTGCTGATGGTCAACCAGCACGTGTTATTGGCCTTAACTCTGTTGGATTGTCTCGTGCGGGCATTTCAGAAGAAGTACGCCGAGATTTAAAACAAGCATTCCGTATTATTTATCGTTCTGGCTTTAGTTTATCTAAGGCTATCGAAGAAATGGAAATGCAACTTGATTCTTCTGTAGAAATTGAAAATTTATTACGCTTCTTACGCAATGCCGATCGTGGTATTATGCGTACACGTCGTGACTAA
- the fabZ gene encoding 3-hydroxyacyl-ACP dehydratase FabZ, with translation MILNHEDILEILPHRYPMLLVDRIVELEPMKRAVGIKNATFNELFFQGHFPGNPVMPGVLLTEAIAQVGGIALLYPEENRGLTPMFTGIDKVRFRHPVKPGDQVRMEVDIVKIKGKMGKVEGRAYVGDKLCASGEYMFALV, from the coding sequence ATGATTCTTAATCACGAAGACATTTTAGAAATTTTACCTCATCGTTATCCTATGCTTTTGGTAGATCGCATCGTTGAGTTAGAACCAATGAAACGTGCTGTGGGCATTAAAAATGCTACATTCAACGAATTGTTCTTCCAAGGACACTTCCCAGGTAATCCAGTAATGCCAGGTGTACTATTGACTGAGGCTATTGCTCAAGTTGGTGGTATTGCATTACTATATCCTGAAGAAAATCGCGGTCTTACACCTATGTTTACAGGTATTGATAAAGTGCGTTTCCGTCACCCTGTAAAACCTGGTGATCAAGTGCGCATGGAAGTGGATATTGTTAAAATCAAAGGTAAAATGGGTAAGGTTGAAGGCCGTGCCTATGTTGGCGACAAATTGTGCGCTAGCGGTGAATACATGTTTGCCCTTGTATAA
- the lpxC gene encoding UDP-3-O-acyl-N-acetylglucosamine deacetylase, whose product MSKPQQTIKQAVSYQGIGLHSGEPVNMVFKPAPENTGIVFVRTDIEGHPSVRAHIDNVTNTMRATTLENGEAKVFTVEHVMAAFSAMNIDNCYIEMDSPEPPVGDGSSAVFIGLIEEAGIQEQTAPRHVYKVTRSHAIYDGDRFVVILPYDGYRITFTSINSHPLLGTQHCDFEVSPEYFKEHISAARTIGFMKELEQLQAMGLAKGGNLDNALVYDDEKCLSVPRFDDELVRHKALDVMGDLFLLGPIEGHVIALKSSHELNSRLARSIMEEIRETQP is encoded by the coding sequence ATGAGTAAGCCACAACAAACAATTAAACAGGCTGTTTCATATCAAGGGATTGGCCTTCATAGCGGTGAACCAGTAAATATGGTTTTTAAACCTGCACCTGAAAATACAGGAATTGTGTTTGTCCGCACGGACATTGAAGGTCATCCTTCTGTGCGAGCACACATTGATAATGTGACGAACACTATGCGCGCTACTACATTGGAAAATGGTGAAGCGAAGGTTTTCACTGTAGAACATGTGATGGCTGCGTTCAGTGCTATGAATATTGATAACTGTTATATCGAGATGGATTCTCCTGAACCTCCTGTAGGTGATGGCAGTAGTGCAGTTTTTATAGGTCTCATAGAAGAGGCAGGCATTCAAGAACAAACAGCGCCACGTCATGTATATAAAGTGACACGATCTCACGCTATTTATGATGGTGATCGCTTTGTAGTTATTTTGCCATATGACGGCTATCGCATTACATTTACATCGATTAACAGCCATCCGTTACTTGGCACGCAACATTGTGATTTTGAAGTTTCGCCAGAATACTTTAAAGAACACATCAGTGCTGCTAGAACTATCGGATTTATGAAGGAATTAGAACAATTACAGGCTATGGGCCTTGCAAAAGGTGGTAACCTTGATAATGCTTTAGTTTATGATGATGAGAAGTGTTTGTCTGTACCTCGCTTTGACGACGAATTAGTTCGTCACAAAGCATTAGATGTAATGGGCGACTTATTCTTATTGGGACCAATTGAAGGTCATGTAATTGCTTTAAAATCGAGTCATGAATTAAATTCTAGATTGGCTCGCAGTATAATGGAAGAAATAAGGGAGACACAGCCATGA
- a CDS encoding lysophospholipid acyltransferase family protein, with protein sequence MYRFMKIFSAFICLLPKGLQYAIGTLLGEIAWLAVPPKRKRLAIGQILFCNITDDPKEARRIAKASTTRFGRMIIDVLRYPEIKDGAYKDMVEFINREYLDDALENGRGAILAAVHSGNWELLGGVLASEGYPLISVAMKQNGDADKFINEYRRIMHQHVTYKTGVREMINELKKGAFLGLIMDQDPGDDGVLVPFFGYETLTAAGPAVLARMQDVPIIFVTIHYSPFSEKYEIEVHPPIYVERTDDKKRDIAVTTTLLNEFIEDYIRRYPEDWFWLHNRWKWTRRFYGEQIETPPDVFH encoded by the coding sequence ATGTATAGGTTTATGAAAATCTTTAGTGCCTTTATTTGCTTATTACCTAAAGGTTTGCAATATGCTATTGGTACATTGCTTGGTGAAATTGCGTGGCTAGCGGTGCCGCCTAAACGCAAGCGCCTAGCAATCGGCCAAATTCTATTCTGTAATATTACAGATGATCCAAAAGAAGCTCGACGTATTGCGAAAGCTAGTACTACACGCTTTGGTCGCATGATTATTGATGTATTACGCTATCCAGAGATTAAGGATGGCGCATACAAAGATATGGTGGAGTTTATTAATCGAGAGTACTTAGATGATGCCTTGGAAAATGGTCGAGGTGCAATCTTAGCCGCTGTTCACAGTGGTAACTGGGAACTCCTTGGTGGTGTTCTTGCTTCGGAAGGGTATCCGTTGATTTCTGTGGCAATGAAACAGAATGGTGATGCGGACAAGTTTATCAATGAATATCGTCGTATCATGCACCAACATGTAACCTATAAAACTGGTGTACGAGAAATGATCAATGAACTTAAAAAAGGTGCTTTCTTAGGCCTTATTATGGATCAGGATCCTGGTGATGATGGTGTACTTGTTCCATTCTTTGGTTATGAAACTTTGACGGCTGCAGGTCCAGCTGTATTAGCTCGTATGCAAGATGTACCAATCATTTTTGTGACTATACATTATAGTCCGTTTTCTGAAAAATATGAGATTGAGGTACATCCGCCAATTTATGTGGAACGTACAGATGATAAAAAGCGTGATATAGCGGTTACCACAACTCTTTTAAATGAGTTTATTGAAGATTATATTCGTCGATATCCTGAAGATTGGTTCTGGCTTCACAATCGTTGGAAGTGGACACGTCGTTTCTATGGCGAACAAATTGAAACACCTCCAGATGTATTTCACTAG
- the lpxD gene encoding UDP-3-O-(3-hydroxymyristoyl)glucosamine N-acyltransferase, with translation MEKTLQELATLVGGRVVGDGSIVITETRSFEQAVKQSITFAVGEYVEHIALCQAGAVIVESEVKDAPIAQIVVDNAKAAFAQVLELFHPPVVVPREVHSTAIIGKNVTIGRNVAIGAYCVINDNAVIGDDVTIRPYVYIGHNVRIGEGSDIYAGAIVHENCILGKRVVLRAKAVIGGEGFGFATENGVHTHIPQVGNVILEDDVEVGSCTTIDNATMGSTLVRRGTKIDNLVHLGHNVEIGEDCFLIAQVGIAGSTKCGNHVIFAGQTGCTGHITIGDNVQFAGKTGITGNVPSNSIMAGYPMRPHKEWLKLAAYENRLPDMVKTVKQLQKEIDALKAQLKES, from the coding sequence TTGGAAAAAACTTTACAGGAACTCGCAACATTAGTAGGCGGTCGTGTTGTAGGTGATGGCTCTATTGTTATTACTGAAACACGTAGCTTTGAACAAGCAGTAAAACAATCCATAACTTTTGCAGTAGGTGAATATGTTGAACATATTGCGTTATGCCAAGCGGGTGCTGTGATCGTTGAATCTGAAGTGAAAGATGCACCGATAGCACAAATCGTAGTCGATAATGCAAAAGCAGCATTTGCACAAGTGTTAGAACTCTTCCATCCACCTGTTGTTGTTCCTAGAGAAGTGCATAGCACAGCTATTATTGGTAAAAATGTAACAATAGGCAGAAATGTAGCTATTGGTGCCTATTGTGTAATTAATGATAATGCAGTCATTGGTGATGATGTAACAATACGTCCATATGTTTATATTGGACATAATGTGCGTATTGGTGAAGGTTCTGATATTTACGCTGGTGCTATTGTTCATGAAAATTGTATTTTAGGCAAACGCGTTGTATTACGTGCTAAAGCAGTAATTGGTGGCGAAGGCTTCGGTTTTGCTACAGAAAATGGTGTACATACACATATACCACAAGTTGGTAATGTTATTCTTGAAGATGATGTTGAAGTTGGTTCTTGTACAACTATCGACAATGCTACAATGGGCTCTACTTTAGTACGTCGTGGTACGAAGATTGACAATCTTGTTCATCTTGGTCACAATGTTGAGATTGGTGAAGATTGCTTCCTAATCGCTCAGGTTGGTATTGCAGGAAGTACTAAATGTGGTAATCATGTTATCTTTGCTGGACAAACTGGTTGTACTGGTCATATTACGATTGGTGATAATGTACAATTTGCTGGTAAAACTGGTATTACAGGTAATGTACCATCCAACTCTATTATGGCAGGCTATCCAATGAGACCTCATAAAGAATGGTTAAAATTGGCTGCTTATGAAAATCGTTTGCCAGATATGGTGAAAACTGTAAAACAATTACAAAAAGAAATTGACGCTTTGAAAGCACAGCTTAAGGAGAGCTAA